The following proteins come from a genomic window of Lolium rigidum isolate FL_2022 chromosome 5, APGP_CSIRO_Lrig_0.1, whole genome shotgun sequence:
- the LOC124655625 gene encoding uncharacterized protein LOC124655625 produces MASSTTTTNPACCCSLQLHLLRRAAALPPTTRPLRLRLPLRLRTQAQASPSPEPSLPPETSFAGWSDEDQDNEAAASGPFGGLLGPGLAGLFLLAGITYAAISVRSPNGSRPPIETLPTHSETAPYSTDVSNNTPSQEDSAQVSLPSDSQDATGEEAATTSPSETNKIPAEHDMEHTLESADLPPTGDNYIAGDGATLPDHLIPSDDSTESPGPAPPVSSPAEPDVAAAYDETLSGGAAGPSEGAPVLQDSIDSEPSFPENRHMDDDDDALASDIMVLDSGDVVAIQDTAIEATRFSDKDESSTSRFPDYVEHEGVNPGKETLPSEQDEGKNELDNQNGLFTSTTPGKSFSSAGIPAPSLLSAALQVPAGQIVVPAAVDPTQGNALSALQVLKVIEPGARSGDLCTRREYARWLVVASNCLSRNTYSKVCPAMYIENVSELAFDDVTTEDPDFPFIQGLAEAGLISSKLSRSDMNISENVQNSHYFFSPESPLSRQDLVSWKMALDKRQLPEVDKNSLYKTSGYIDIDKIDASAWPALAADLSAGDQSISALAFGFTRLFQPNKPVTKGQAALALSTGDYAEVVMEELARIEAEKIAEAAVNAQGALIGQVEKEINASFEMELTREREKIETLEKLAEEARVELDKLRAEREEEKNALIRGRAAVESEIEVLSKLRCEVEEQLQNVLSKKVEISFEKNRIGKLQKEIEDENKAAVQLQYELEVERKALSMARAWAEDEAKKAREHARALEEARNQWERQGIKVVVEGGLEEDASAGVTWANVGKEHPVDEAINRAESLLEKLKSFFAEMKVRSRHALERVMQYVRSFISSLKERAAEVRQGSAGLGAGAARKVNELSSEAKAFGSSVGDKSKRVVEDCKEGLEKFAHRFKTD; encoded by the exons AtggcttcctccaccaccaccaccaacccggCCTGCTgctgctctctccagctccacctcctccgccgcgccgccgccctgcccCCCACCACCCgccccctccgcctccgcctcccgcttcgCCTCCGAACCCAAGCCCAGGCCTCCCCCTCCCCCGAACCCTCGCTTCCCCCGGAGACCTCCTTCGCCGGCTGGTCGGACGAGGACCAAGACAACGAGGCCGCTGCTTCAGGCCCGTTCGGCG GACTGCTCGGACCTGGCCTCGCCGGACTCTTCTTGCTCGCCGGCATCACCTACGCCGCAATCTCCGTCAGAAGCCCCAATG GATCAAGGCCGCCAATCGAAACCTTGCCCACACACAGCGAGACAGCACCTTACTCTACCGATGTTAGTAATAATACTCCTAGCCAAGAGGATTCTGCCCAAGTCTCGTTACCAAGCGATAGCCAGGATGCCACCGGTGAGGAGGCTGCTACAACATCACCTTCAGAAACGAACAAGATACCAGCTGAGCATGACATGGAGCACACACTGGAAAGCGCCGATCTACCTCCTACTGGTGATAACTACATTGCTGGCGACGGAGCAACTCTGCCTGACCATCTTATTCCTTCGGACGACAGCACCGAAAGCCCAGGACCAGCTCCTCCTGTGTCCAGTCCCGCCGAGCCCGACGTAGCTGCTGCTTATGATGAGACACTTAGTGGTGGCGCCGCAGGCCCCTCCGAGGGAGCTCCTGTTCTGCAGGACTCGATAGACTCTGAACCAAGTTTTCCGGAAAACCGGCAtatggatgacgatgatgatgcttTAGCATCCGACATCATGGTGCTAGATTCAGGCGATGTTGTGGCGATCCAGGACACGGCGATCGAGGCTACTCGGTTCTCCGACAAAGATGAATCTTCTACATCCAGATTTCCTGACTATGTAGAACACGAAGGTGTTAACCCAGGAAAAGAAACTCTGCCATCAGAGCAGGATGAAGGGAAAAATGAATTGGATAACCAAAATGGACTGTTCACGTCTACGACACCTGGCAAATCTTTCTCTTCTGCTGGGATTCCTGCACCCTCGCTGCTCTCTGCAGCTTTGCAGGTGCCTGCTGGGCAGATTGTGGTTCCAGCCGCGGTTGACCCAACCCAGGGGAATGCATTGTCTGCGCTGCAAGTTCTTAAG GTGATTGAACCCGGTGCTCGATCTGGTGACCTGTGTACCCGACGTGAATACGCTCGATGGTTGGTAGTTGCAAGTAACTGTCTTTCGAG GAACACTTACTCAAAAGTTTGTCCAGCAATGTACATCGAGAATGTGTCTGAACTTGCATTTGATGATGTCACCACTGAAGATCCTGATTTTCCATTTATACAAG GATTGGCCGAAGCAGGGTTAATTTCTAGCAAGCTTTCAAGATCTGATATGAACATCTCTGAAAATGTTCAGAACAGCCATTACTTCTTCTCCCCAGAGAG TCCCTTGTCACGTCAAGACCTTGTGAGTTGGAAGATGGCTTTGGATAAAAGGCAATTACCTGAAGTCGACAAAAAT TCTTTGTACAAGACTTCTGGCTACATAGACATTGATAAAATAGATGCATCTGCGTGGCCTGCTTTGGCAGCTGACTTGAGTGCTGGAGACCAGAGCATTTCAGCTCTTGCATTTG GTTTTACAAGGCTTTTCCAGCCAAACAAGCCTGTGACAAAAGGACAGGCTGCCCTAGCACTTTCAACTGGTGACTATGCTGAAGTGGTTATGGAGGagcttgctcgtatcgaagcagaGAAAATAGCTGAAGCAGCTGTGAACGCACAAGGTGCATTGATCGGTCAGGTTGAGAAAGAAATCAATGCAAGTTTCGAAATGGAGCTTACACGGGAAAGAGAGAAAATAGAGACCCTAGAGAAACTGGCTGAAGAAGCTAGGGTCGAATTGGACAAGTTGAGagcagaaagagaggaagaaaagaATGCTTTGATTAGAGGCAGAGCTGCTGTTGAATCTGAAATAGAAGTTCTTTCAAAGTTGAGGTGtgaagtagaggagcagctgcagAATGTGCTGAGCAAGAAGGTCGAGATCTCCTTTGAGAAGAATAGGATTGGGAAACTTCAAAAGGAAATAGAGGATGAAAACAAGGCTGCGGTGCAACTTCAATACGAGCTTGAAGTTGAAAGGAAGGCTTTATCTATGGCCAG GGCCTGGGCAGAGGACGAAGCAAAGAAGGCGAGGGAGCATGCACGTGCCCTCGAGGAAGCCCGGAACCAGTGggagcggcaagggatcaaagtcGTGGTTGAAGGAGGGCTCGAGGAGGACGCATCGGCTGGAGTGACATGGGCTAATGTTGGCAAAGAGCACCCAGTCGACGAGGCGATCAACCGGGCGGAGTCTCTGCTTGAGAAGCTCAAgtccttcttcgctgagatgaaaGTGCGGTCTCGCCATGCCCTGGAGCGAGTGATGCAGTATGTGAGGTCCTTCATCTCGAGCCTGAAGGAACGAGCGGCGGAAGTCAGGCAAGGGAGCGCGGGTCtcggggccggcgcggccagaaagGTGAATGAACTGTCGTCGGAAGCAAAGGCATTTGGTTCGAGCGTTGGGGACAAGTCCAAGAGGGTGGTGGAAGACTGCAAAGAGGGGTTGGAGAAGTTTGCGCACAGATTCAAGACGGACTAG